In a genomic window of Glaciimonas sp. PCH181:
- a CDS encoding aminopeptidase P N-terminal domain-containing protein, translating to MTPYSTRRARLINLMQAQGGGVAIIPTAPEVMRNRDADYPYRHDSYFYYLSGFMEPEAVVVLIACENPRTILFCREKNLEREIWDGYRYGPDAAREKFGFDAAFPIEAMAVEMPKLLADAPSVFYALGQNDYDEKLQGWLGSVRAMGRAGVVAPSTIHNVHVLLDEMRLFKDADEIALMRRAGVISAEAHCRAMRISRPGLYEYTLEAELLHEFRRKGSQYPAYGSIVATGSNACVLHYRASDAVLKDGDLVLIDAGCELDSYAADITRTFPANGVFSGPQKELYEIVLASQNAAIEVTRPGKHFMDGHDAAVRVLAQGMLDTGLLNKNKVGTLEDVIANGDFRQFYMHRTGHWLGMDVHDVGEYRDLNAAVAEGESKPWRGLQPGMVTTVEPGIYVRPAEGVPEKYWHIGIRIEDDALVTETGCEIMTTGAPRTVADIEALMRN from the coding sequence ATGACTCCCTATTCCACACGACGTGCTCGGCTAATCAACCTGATGCAGGCCCAAGGTGGCGGCGTAGCCATCATTCCTACCGCGCCGGAAGTCATGCGCAACCGCGATGCCGATTACCCGTATCGCCACGATAGTTACTTCTATTACTTATCAGGCTTTATGGAGCCAGAGGCGGTCGTCGTCCTGATTGCATGCGAAAACCCGCGCACCATTCTGTTTTGCAGAGAAAAAAATCTGGAACGCGAAATCTGGGATGGCTATCGTTACGGTCCCGATGCCGCTCGCGAGAAATTTGGATTTGACGCCGCCTTCCCGATCGAAGCGATGGCAGTGGAAATGCCGAAACTGCTGGCTGACGCGCCATCTGTGTTCTATGCCCTTGGACAAAACGACTACGATGAAAAGCTGCAAGGCTGGCTAGGCAGCGTGCGCGCAATGGGACGCGCTGGCGTCGTCGCGCCGTCAACCATTCACAATGTGCACGTGTTGCTGGATGAAATGCGCCTATTTAAAGACGCGGACGAAATTGCATTGATGCGCCGCGCTGGCGTGATCTCTGCCGAAGCGCATTGCCGCGCCATGCGGATCTCCCGTCCAGGTCTGTACGAATACACGCTGGAAGCAGAATTGCTGCATGAATTCCGCCGCAAGGGTTCGCAATACCCCGCCTACGGATCGATCGTTGCCACTGGATCTAACGCCTGCGTGCTGCATTATCGGGCCAGCGATGCGGTGCTGAAAGACGGCGATTTGGTCCTCATCGATGCAGGCTGCGAATTGGATAGTTATGCCGCCGACATTACGCGCACCTTCCCGGCCAACGGCGTGTTTTCCGGCCCGCAAAAAGAATTGTATGAGATCGTACTGGCGTCTCAAAACGCCGCGATTGAAGTCACGCGTCCGGGCAAGCATTTCATGGATGGTCACGACGCAGCGGTCCGTGTATTGGCGCAAGGCATGCTGGATACCGGTTTGCTGAATAAGAACAAAGTCGGGACGCTTGAAGATGTGATTGCAAATGGTGATTTCCGCCAGTTTTATATGCATCGCACCGGCCATTGGCTGGGCATGGATGTGCACGATGTCGGCGAATATCGGGATTTGAATGCCGCAGTTGCAGAAGGTGAATCAAAGCCATGGCGTGGTCTGCAACCGGGCATGGTGACGACCGTTGAGCCGGGTATTTATGTGCGTCCTGCAGAGGGTGTCCCAGAAAAATACTGGCACATCGGGATTCGGATTGAAGACGACGCATTGGTCACAGAAACGGGCTGCGAAATCATGACGACCGGCGCACCACGGACCGTCGCGGATATCGAAGCGCTGATGCGAAACTGA
- a CDS encoding FAD-dependent monooxygenase translates to MIATLLPDISNSTDLASVIAANNAPADLTADIAICGAGPVGITLAALLVKRGVAPDRITLIDGKPIDQARLDPRTIALSYGSRQILENIGAWPLPVTPIHEIHVSRRGHFGRTLIDRREYQLAALGYVSRYGSLITALAALPALEGIQLLRPVHVSDSNEENDGVVMRLSDGRTLRSAIMVQAEGGLFGEQAGKAMQRDYDQCAIVAHVETSAAIAHRAFERFTDQGPLALLPQDDGYALVWCVRPATATHLLGLDDGAFLHALEDAFGGRVGRFVRVSTRHSFPLGLNAQVVPANSSARIVAIGNAAQTLHPVAGQGLNLGLRDAAVLAKLLSQNLSSAAVEAFAASRKTDRNMTIRMTDLLARVFASAPEGAVSQTLLGLLLGLVDAIRPAKDLLAEQMMFGRR, encoded by the coding sequence ATGATCGCTACCCTTCTCCCCGATATTTCCAATAGTACTGATCTTGCCTCTGTAATTGCTGCAAACAATGCGCCCGCCGATCTGACTGCCGACATCGCTATTTGCGGTGCCGGGCCGGTGGGAATAACGTTGGCAGCATTGTTGGTTAAACGCGGCGTAGCACCTGATCGGATCACACTGATTGACGGCAAGCCAATCGATCAGGCACGTCTCGATCCGCGTACGATTGCGCTGTCTTATGGTAGTCGCCAGATTCTGGAAAATATCGGTGCGTGGCCATTGCCGGTCACACCCATACATGAAATCCACGTTTCTCGTCGCGGACATTTCGGCCGCACCTTAATCGATCGGCGCGAATATCAACTCGCTGCGTTAGGTTATGTCAGTCGTTATGGAAGCTTAATCACTGCGTTGGCGGCCTTGCCTGCGTTGGAGGGAATTCAGCTTTTGCGGCCGGTGCATGTCAGCGATAGCAATGAAGAGAATGATGGCGTCGTCATGCGGCTATCCGATGGTCGGACCCTACGTAGCGCAATTATGGTGCAGGCCGAAGGCGGCCTCTTCGGCGAGCAGGCTGGCAAGGCGATGCAACGAGATTACGATCAATGTGCGATTGTTGCGCATGTGGAGACTAGCGCAGCGATTGCGCACCGGGCGTTTGAACGGTTTACTGATCAAGGGCCGCTGGCGCTTTTGCCGCAGGATGATGGCTATGCGTTGGTTTGGTGTGTGCGTCCAGCGACCGCTACGCACTTACTTGGATTGGATGATGGGGCGTTTTTGCATGCGCTGGAAGATGCGTTTGGTGGACGGGTTGGGCGTTTCGTTCGAGTATCGACGCGGCATAGTTTTCCGCTTGGATTGAATGCTCAGGTGGTTCCTGCGAACTCATCGGCTCGGATTGTCGCTATTGGGAATGCTGCGCAGACTTTGCATCCTGTGGCTGGGCAGGGGCTTAATCTTGGATTGCGGGATGCAGCTGTGTTGGCTAAATTATTATCGCAAAATTTGTCTTCAGCGGCGGTGGAGGCATTTGCTGCCAGCAGGAAGACTGATCGCAATATGACGATTCGGATGACTGATTTGCTGGCGCGGGTTTTTGCTAGTGCACCGGAGGGAGCGGTTTCGCAGACGTTGCTGGGGTTGTTGTTGGGGTTGGTGGATGCGATTCGGCCGGCGAAGGATTTGCTTGCTGAGCAGATGATGTTTGGGAGGCGTTGA
- a CDS encoding NAD(P)(+) transhydrogenase (Re/Si-specific) subunit beta: protein MGAEIANLLSMNLVTMFYLIASVCFIQALKGLSHPSTARRGNAFGMGGMALAILTTIALIIKLKVESQGAGFGFWLVAGGVVVGGGIGAYLAKSVEMTKMPELVAAMHSLIGLAAVCIAVAAVSEPWAFGIAAHGAALPVGNRIELFIGTFVGAITFSGSVIAFGKLSGKYKFRLFQGAPVSFQGQHFINLLLAIAMLVLGIIFVATQSWLPFILMTIIAFALGVLIIIPIGGADMPVVVSMLNSYSGWAAAGIGFSLNNAMLIIAGSLVGSSGAILSYIMCKAMNRSFFNVILGGFGGDAAAATTGGAQAQRPVKSGSADDAAFLLGNAETVIIVPGYGLAVARAQHALMELAEKLTHKGVTVKFAIHPVAGRMPGHMNVLLAEAEVPYDQVFEMEDINSEFAQADVVLVLGANDVVNPAAKDPKSSIAGMPILEAYKAKTVIVNKRSMASGYAGLDNELFYMDKTMMVFGDAKKVIESMVKAVD, encoded by the coding sequence ATGGGTGCCGAAATCGCGAATTTGTTAAGCATGAACCTGGTCACAATGTTCTACCTGATTGCTTCGGTGTGTTTTATTCAGGCTTTAAAAGGGTTGTCGCATCCGTCGACGGCGCGGCGCGGGAATGCGTTCGGGATGGGCGGCATGGCGCTGGCGATTCTGACGACGATTGCGCTGATCATCAAACTGAAAGTTGAGTCGCAAGGTGCCGGATTCGGTTTCTGGTTAGTCGCCGGTGGTGTCGTCGTCGGTGGCGGTATCGGTGCGTATCTGGCCAAAAGTGTCGAGATGACCAAGATGCCGGAACTGGTCGCGGCGATGCATTCGTTGATTGGGTTGGCGGCGGTGTGTATTGCGGTGGCAGCAGTGTCGGAGCCGTGGGCGTTCGGAATTGCCGCGCATGGTGCTGCATTGCCGGTCGGCAATCGGATTGAATTGTTTATCGGGACGTTTGTTGGGGCGATTACCTTCTCTGGATCGGTGATTGCGTTTGGCAAGCTGTCCGGGAAATACAAGTTCCGTCTGTTCCAGGGCGCGCCGGTCAGCTTTCAAGGGCAACATTTTATTAACCTGTTGCTGGCAATCGCCATGCTGGTATTGGGCATCATCTTTGTAGCGACGCAATCGTGGTTGCCGTTTATTTTGATGACAATCATTGCGTTTGCATTGGGCGTGCTGATCATTATTCCGATTGGCGGCGCGGATATGCCGGTGGTGGTATCGATGCTGAACAGTTATTCCGGTTGGGCCGCGGCCGGAATTGGCTTTTCGCTGAACAATGCGATGCTGATTATTGCTGGTTCGCTGGTCGGGTCGTCCGGGGCGATTCTGTCGTACATCATGTGCAAGGCGATGAATCGGTCGTTCTTTAATGTGATTCTGGGCGGCTTTGGGGGCGATGCGGCAGCGGCAACCACGGGTGGTGCGCAGGCGCAGCGGCCGGTGAAATCGGGCTCGGCCGACGATGCGGCGTTTCTGTTAGGCAATGCGGAAACCGTCATTATCGTGCCGGGCTATGGCTTGGCGGTGGCGCGGGCACAGCATGCATTGATGGAGCTGGCGGAGAAACTGACGCACAAAGGCGTGACCGTGAAATTCGCGATTCATCCGGTGGCAGGACGCATGCCGGGGCATATGAATGTGTTGTTGGCCGAGGCAGAAGTGCCCTACGATCAGGTGTTTGAGATGGAAGACATCAATAGTGAGTTTGCCCAGGCGGATGTGGTGCTGGTGCTGGGCGCGAATGATGTGGTGAATCCGGCGGCGAAAGATCCAAAATCGTCGATTGCGGGGATGCCGATTCTGGAGGCCTACAAAGCCAAAACGGTCATTGTCAACAAACGCTCGATGGCCTCTGGTTATGCCGGGTTGGATAACGAGTTGTTTTATATGGATAAAACCATGATGGTGTTTGGGGATGCGAAGAAAGTGATTGAGTCGATGGTGAAGGCTGTCGATTAA
- a CDS encoding NAD(P) transhydrogenase subunit alpha codes for MEVSHTITNLIIFVLAIYVGYHVVWTVTPALHTPLMAVTNAISAIIIIGAMLAAGLTEGIVGQVAGTLAVGLAAVNVFGGFLVTQRMLEMFKKKEPKVKALAVDAETKAKAGAH; via the coding sequence ATGGAAGTGTCACACACCATCACAAATTTGATCATCTTTGTACTGGCGATTTACGTCGGTTATCACGTGGTCTGGACCGTTACACCGGCGTTGCATACGCCGTTGATGGCGGTGACGAACGCGATTTCTGCGATCATTATTATCGGCGCGATGTTGGCGGCGGGATTGACCGAAGGCATTGTTGGTCAAGTTGCCGGAACGCTGGCGGTTGGCTTGGCGGCGGTGAATGTCTTTGGTGGCTTTCTGGTCACGCAACGGATGTTGGAAATGTTTAAGAAAAAAGAGCCGAAGGTGAAAGCGCTTGCCGTTGACGCCGAAACTAAAGCCAAAGCAGGAGCGCATTGA
- the panD gene encoding aspartate 1-decarboxylase — MHRIMLRAKIHRATVTQADLHYEGSCGIDEDLLEAADILEGEKIELYNVNNGQRFSTYAIRAERGSGAIALNGAAARCAHLGDLLIICTYAPLSDAEVATHVPKVVFVDDKNSITGMK, encoded by the coding sequence ATGCATCGCATCATGTTACGCGCGAAAATTCATCGCGCAACCGTCACCCAGGCCGACCTTCACTACGAGGGCTCATGCGGGATCGATGAAGATTTGCTGGAAGCGGCAGACATTCTGGAAGGCGAAAAAATCGAACTCTATAACGTGAATAACGGACAGCGTTTTTCAACCTACGCGATCCGCGCTGAGCGTGGCAGTGGCGCAATTGCGTTGAATGGCGCAGCCGCCCGTTGTGCCCATTTGGGCGATTTGCTGATCATCTGTACTTATGCACCGTTGTCGGATGCTGAAGTCGCTACGCATGTGCCGAAAGTGGTATTTGTCGATGATAAAAACAGCATCACGGGGATGAAATAA
- a CDS encoding Re/Si-specific NAD(P)(+) transhydrogenase subunit alpha has translation MKIGIPAETRPGETRVAATPETVKKLVAAKHHVIVQSGAGTSSSITDEAYAAAGAQIGSAAEAFGQETILKVRAPAADEYALLKSGTVIVGMLNPFDAENIALMASHGLTAFALEAAPRTSRAQSMDVLSSQANIAGYKAVLMAANTYQRFMPMLMTAAGTVKAARMLIMGAGVAGLQAIATAKRLGAVIEASDVRPAVKEQIESLGAKFLDVPFITDEEREIAQGVGGYARQMPADWMRRQAEAVHERAKLADIIITTALIPGRKAPILISEETVKAMKPGSVILDMAVDQGGNCPLSESGKTVIRHGVHIIGEGNLAALVAADASALYSRNVLDFLKLIVTPEGGLVINLEDDIVAATLLCSAGNVLRK, from the coding sequence ATGAAAATCGGCATCCCCGCCGAAACGCGGCCGGGTGAAACCCGTGTCGCAGCGACACCAGAAACGGTCAAAAAACTGGTAGCAGCGAAACATCACGTCATCGTCCAATCGGGCGCTGGCACCTCATCCAGTATTACTGACGAAGCGTATGCGGCTGCAGGCGCGCAAATAGGTAGCGCAGCGGAGGCATTCGGTCAGGAAACGATACTGAAAGTACGCGCTCCCGCCGCTGACGAATACGCGTTGCTGAAAAGCGGCACGGTGATCGTCGGTATGCTCAATCCGTTCGATGCTGAGAACATTGCGCTGATGGCCAGTCACGGCCTGACCGCCTTTGCGCTCGAAGCTGCACCACGGACGTCGCGTGCGCAATCGATGGATGTACTGTCATCGCAAGCCAATATCGCCGGTTATAAGGCAGTGCTGATGGCCGCCAATACCTATCAACGCTTCATGCCGATGCTGATGACTGCGGCCGGGACGGTCAAAGCGGCGCGCATGCTGATCATGGGCGCGGGTGTTGCAGGCTTGCAAGCCATTGCTACGGCCAAACGACTGGGTGCTGTTATTGAGGCATCGGACGTACGGCCAGCGGTCAAAGAGCAAATCGAATCGCTGGGCGCAAAATTCCTCGATGTGCCATTTATCACCGATGAAGAGCGCGAAATCGCGCAAGGCGTCGGCGGGTATGCACGACAAATGCCTGCGGATTGGATGCGGCGGCAAGCCGAGGCGGTGCATGAACGCGCCAAGTTAGCCGACATCATCATCACGACCGCATTAATTCCGGGTCGTAAAGCCCCCATCCTGATTAGCGAAGAGACGGTCAAGGCGATGAAGCCTGGTTCCGTCATTCTGGATATGGCAGTCGATCAGGGCGGCAATTGTCCGTTGTCTGAATCCGGAAAAACCGTGATCAGACATGGCGTGCATATCATCGGCGAAGGCAATCTGGCGGCGTTGGTCGCGGCCGATGCTTCCGCGCTGTATTCGCGCAATGTATTGGATTTTTTGAAGTTGATCGTTACGCCAGAAGGCGGACTGGTCATCAATCTTGAGGACGATATCGTGGCTGCTACTTTGTTGTGTAGCGCCGGTAACGTCCTACGGAAGTAA
- a CDS encoding NUDIX hydrolase encodes MTEVWKPSVTAAAIIERDGRFLLIEEHTSDGIRINQPAGHLDPHESLIHAVIRETLEETAHDFTPTALVGTYLARYFSARTGKSNTYLRFAFCGTLGASHDRSLDHGILRVLWMSRDELAACPERHRSPQVLQCVDDYLRGDRIPLSMLHTDPSVIGNNHD; translated from the coding sequence ATGACTGAAGTTTGGAAACCCTCTGTCACTGCGGCAGCTATTATTGAGCGTGATGGCCGTTTTTTATTGATAGAAGAACACACCAGTGACGGCATCCGGATCAATCAGCCAGCGGGTCATTTGGACCCACATGAATCATTAATTCATGCCGTGATACGCGAGACGCTGGAAGAAACCGCGCACGATTTCACGCCCACCGCACTAGTCGGTACTTATCTGGCGCGTTATTTCTCCGCACGCACAGGCAAAAGCAACACGTATTTGCGTTTTGCCTTTTGCGGAACGCTGGGCGCAAGCCATGATCGATCACTCGATCACGGTATTTTGCGTGTCTTATGGATGTCGCGTGACGAATTAGCCGCGTGTCCAGAACGCCATCGCAGTCCACAAGTATTGCAATGCGTCGATGACTATTTACGCGGCGACCGCATACCGCTATCGATGCTGCATACAGATCCTAGTGTCATCGGAAACAATCATGATTAA
- the mnmA gene encoding tRNA 2-thiouridine(34) synthase MnmA, with translation MINQNKTKKRVVIGMSGGVDSSVSAWLLKQQGYEVIGLFMKNWEDDDDSEYCSTREDWIDAVSVADVIGVDIEAVNFAAEYKDRVFAEFLREYQAGRTPNPDVLCNAEIKFKAFLDHAMKLGADFIATGHYARVRQAPAGNFELLKALDASKDQSYFLHRLNQAQLSKTLFPLGEIQKTEVRKIAEQIHLPNAKKKDSTGICFIGERPFREFLNRYLSYQPGPMKTDAGDTVGQHVGLSFYTLGQRKGIGIGGMQSHKNAVGDSDPWYVAKKDIENNTLHVVQGHDHPWLLSSSLQAGQVSWVAGEAPQQVQLSAKTRYRQADMACNFTSGQSQDGEASEIFTLNFDAAQWAVTPGQSAVLYEGDVCLGGGIIISNGNDLNSLK, from the coding sequence ATGATTAACCAAAATAAAACAAAAAAACGCGTCGTTATCGGCATGTCCGGCGGCGTTGATTCATCCGTCTCTGCATGGCTACTAAAACAACAGGGTTACGAAGTCATCGGCCTATTCATGAAAAACTGGGAAGACGATGACGATTCCGAATACTGCTCAACGCGTGAAGATTGGATCGATGCGGTCAGCGTAGCCGACGTCATCGGCGTGGATATCGAAGCGGTGAATTTTGCAGCGGAATATAAAGACCGTGTATTTGCTGAGTTTTTACGCGAATATCAAGCCGGACGCACGCCTAATCCCGACGTTCTGTGCAATGCCGAAATCAAATTTAAAGCCTTCCTCGATCACGCGATGAAACTGGGGGCGGATTTTATCGCCACTGGCCACTATGCGCGTGTACGGCAAGCTCCGGCTGGCAACTTTGAGTTATTAAAAGCGCTCGATGCCAGCAAGGATCAAAGCTACTTTTTGCATCGATTAAATCAGGCGCAACTCTCCAAAACGTTGTTTCCGCTAGGCGAAATCCAAAAAACCGAAGTCCGCAAAATTGCTGAGCAAATTCACTTGCCGAACGCAAAAAAGAAAGACTCAACCGGTATTTGCTTCATCGGCGAAAGACCTTTCCGCGAATTCCTCAATCGCTATCTATCGTATCAACCCGGCCCGATGAAAACTGATGCTGGCGATACCGTCGGGCAACACGTGGGATTGAGTTTTTACACACTGGGACAACGCAAAGGAATAGGCATCGGCGGCATGCAGTCGCATAAAAATGCGGTTGGCGATAGCGATCCCTGGTACGTGGCCAAAAAAGATATTGAAAATAACACGCTGCATGTCGTTCAGGGCCACGATCACCCATGGTTGCTGTCTTCTAGCTTGCAAGCAGGGCAAGTCAGCTGGGTCGCTGGCGAAGCGCCGCAGCAAGTGCAATTGTCAGCTAAAACCCGCTATCGTCAGGCTGATATGGCGTGCAACTTCACCAGCGGGCAATCACAGGATGGCGAGGCTTCTGAAATTTTCACGTTAAATTTCGATGCCGCACAATGGGCCGTCACGCCGGGACAATCGGCGGTGCTGTATGAGGGGGATGTCTGTCTGGGCGGCGGCATTATTATCTCGAATGGCAACGATCTAAATTCGCTTAAATAA
- a CDS encoding DUF4148 domain-containing protein, translated as MNTKQLIAGLVILAAAGAAAAVTPYPPEAPFTSTKTRADVRAELVVAREQGLMDQGNAYPILPEEKSKLTRAQVEQHASDKLETGLYTGN; from the coding sequence ATGAATACCAAACAATTGATCGCTGGTTTAGTTATCTTAGCCGCCGCTGGTGCAGCTGCTGCAGTAACACCATATCCACCAGAAGCCCCTTTCACATCGACCAAGACCCGCGCCGACGTTCGCGCTGAGCTAGTCGTCGCACGTGAACAAGGCTTGATGGATCAAGGCAACGCCTATCCAATCCTGCCAGAAGAAAAAAGCAAGCTGACACGCGCCCAAGTAGAACAGCATGCGTCGGATAAATTAGAAACCGGTCTTTACACTGGCAACTAA
- a CDS encoding TolC family protein, with protein MRLLALTLPQNILSSGFAIKTTSHQTWLMRFSTYFTPLALLLLLMLLNGCASFSGIDPQARLSDGHTIDGRILNSSATMDATQINAQWPTVTWWQAYRDPQLNQLVAQAIADSPSIKIAQARIRQASAMAGIAEAGTLPKIGAEASLTRELFTSDGLYPAPLGGGWDWSNDARIKASYDLDLWDKDRNTLEAALDNVHVSAAEARAAQLSLEGTVVRSYLQLATQFVLKDITEASLAQQQAIVNIAQRRLHAGIGTGLEVSQAETTLPTTSAAIEKINEAIALSRNQIAALTGQGPSAGDAIQRPVLAKNMAANVSENGADHSAEKQLASSTALPIALPDNIPANLIGRRPDVIAQRWRVESLTKDIAVAKAGFYPNINISAFIGFESIGLSRFLTGDSTVRGFAPAISLPIFDGGRLRANLGAQTAILDAAIETYNNTLLQSLQSVADQIVKLKSIELQRNQSERAMALAEKSASLAKRGFKAGLTSYLNVIQTQMATLQEQQRVAQTRAAYLDAWAQLMQSLGGGLGDDLPHPPAAANVAAK; from the coding sequence ATGCGGCTCCTCGCTTTGACTTTGCCACAAAACATCCTGTCTTCAGGCTTCGCCATCAAGACGACTTCACATCAAACATGGTTGATGCGTTTTTCGACCTACTTCACTCCTCTTGCCCTCCTTCTACTGTTGATGCTACTGAATGGTTGCGCCAGCTTTTCCGGGATCGATCCGCAAGCACGACTCAGTGACGGTCACACAATCGACGGCAGAATCTTGAACAGCAGCGCAACGATGGATGCCACGCAGATTAACGCGCAATGGCCGACCGTCACGTGGTGGCAAGCCTATCGCGACCCGCAACTCAACCAATTAGTAGCGCAGGCAATCGCCGATAGTCCCTCCATCAAGATCGCACAAGCCCGGATTCGCCAGGCCAGCGCCATGGCGGGTATCGCTGAGGCAGGAACCCTGCCAAAAATCGGCGCAGAAGCATCGCTCACGCGCGAATTGTTCACCAGCGACGGTTTATATCCTGCGCCATTAGGCGGCGGCTGGGACTGGAGCAACGATGCGCGCATCAAAGCCAGTTATGACCTCGATCTGTGGGACAAGGATCGCAATACGCTAGAAGCTGCACTCGACAATGTGCACGTCAGCGCGGCTGAGGCACGCGCTGCGCAATTAAGTCTGGAAGGCACTGTTGTACGCAGCTATCTGCAACTGGCGACCCAATTTGTATTAAAAGATATTACCGAGGCATCTCTGGCGCAGCAGCAAGCGATCGTCAACATTGCGCAACGCCGTCTGCATGCCGGTATCGGCACCGGGCTTGAAGTCAGTCAGGCTGAAACGACATTGCCGACTACCAGCGCCGCGATTGAAAAAATCAACGAAGCCATCGCCCTGTCGCGTAATCAGATTGCCGCGCTAACGGGTCAAGGCCCCTCCGCAGGCGACGCCATTCAACGCCCTGTCCTGGCTAAAAATATGGCTGCGAATGTATCCGAAAACGGCGCTGATCATTCTGCAGAAAAGCAGCTGGCGAGCAGCACCGCGTTGCCGATTGCACTTCCCGATAACATTCCCGCCAATTTAATTGGACGCCGCCCCGACGTAATCGCCCAGCGTTGGCGCGTAGAGTCATTGACCAAAGATATTGCAGTCGCCAAAGCAGGGTTTTATCCGAACATCAATATTTCCGCCTTTATCGGTTTTGAGTCGATTGGCTTAAGCCGTTTTCTTACCGGCGATTCGACCGTGCGTGGCTTTGCGCCAGCGATTTCTTTACCCATCTTTGACGGCGGCCGCCTGCGCGCTAATCTCGGTGCGCAAACCGCCATCCTCGACGCTGCCATTGAGACTTACAACAACACGCTGTTGCAATCGCTGCAAAGCGTCGCTGACCAAATCGTCAAATTAAAATCGATAGAATTGCAGCGCAATCAGTCAGAGCGCGCTATGGCGCTGGCAGAAAAATCAGCCTCACTCGCGAAGCGCGGTTTCAAAGCAGGCCTGACTTCTTATCTGAACGTGATTCAAACCCAAATGGCAACTCTGCAAGAGCAGCAAAGAGTCGCACAAACACGGGCCGCGTATCTGGATGCATGGGCGCAGCTGATGCAATCGCTCGGCGGCGGTCTGGGAGATGATTTACCGCATCCTCCAGCAGCGGCTAACGTAGCGGCTAAATAA